The Triplophysa rosa unplaced genomic scaffold, Trosa_1v2 scaffold147_ERROPOS851237, whole genome shotgun sequence genome has a segment encoding these proteins:
- the chst3b gene encoding carbohydrate sulfotransferase 3b isoform X1 encodes MYNAGAALNGHDDHNHNNEYLILFNVFGIFPVMLRSDEQTRVSDKLSPKLTPLTPLLRPTASVSSTQGHNGSVLSIISQTEILPYRVNNFAQSVQESPSPVSAAGGRKHILLLATTRTGSSFVGEFFNQQGSNMFYLFEPLWHVERMLTVESGGTNATVAGPAYRDVLRQLFLCDFSLLESFIEPPPQEHVTSFLFRRESSQSLCEDPICTPFVKKEFERYHCRSRRCGPLNLTLASHSCMQKQHLAIKSVRVRQLETLRPLAEDPRLDMKFIQLVRDPRAVLASRMVAFSSKYKNWKRWVTDRDVPVDDNEVRKLKGNCDNIRLSAEIGLKQPAWLRGRYMLVRYEDIARFPMSKAADMYNFTGLPFSSKLEEWILKSTQASKEMTGVYSTQKNSSEQVEKWRFSIPFKLVQLVEKVCGPAMTLFGYRFAENKEMLTDKSVSLIEEKTFL; translated from the coding sequence ggtGTCTGATAAGTTGAGCCCAAAGCTGACCCCTTTGACGCCACTCCTGCGGCCCACTGCATCTGTCTCGTCCACTCAGGGACACAATGGATCTGTTTTATCTATCATCAGCCAGACTGAAATCTTGCCCTATCGGGTGAACAACTTTGCCCAGTCCGTCCAGGAGAGCCCGTCACCTGTGTCTGCCGCAGGAGGAAGGAAACACATTCTTCTGTTGGCAACGACTCGTACAGGCTCCTCGTTCGTGGGTGAATTCTTTAACCAGCAGGGGTCAAATATGTTTTACCTGTTTGAGCCGCTGTGGCACGTGGAGCGCATGTTAACGGTGGAGAGCGGAGGGACGAACGCCACAGTGGCGGGCCCGGCGTATCGTGACGTTCTGCGCCAGCTGTTCCTGTGTGACTTCTCTCTGTTGGAGAGCTTCATCGAGCCCCCACCGCAAGAGCACGTTACCTCCTTCCTCTTCCGTCGTGAATCGAGCCAATCGCTGTGCGAAGATCCCATCTGCACGCCCTTTGTCAAAAAAGAATTTGAGCGCTACCACTGTCGCTCGCGCCGCTGCGGACCGCTCAACCTGACCCTCGCCTCTCACTCCTGCATGCAGAAGCAGCATCTTGCCATTAAATCCGTCCGCGTGCGTCAGTTAGAAACTCTGAGGCCGTTGGCCGAGGACCCCCGACTAGACATGAAATTCATCCAGCTGGTCCGAGACCCTCGCGCCGTGCTCGCCTCACGAATGGTTGCCTTTTCTAGCAAGTACAAAAACTGGAAGAGGTGGGTCACGGACAGAGACGTTCCAGTAGACGACAACGAAGTGAGAAAGCTGAAAGGAAATTGCGATAACATTCGCTTGTCTGCTGAGATCGGACTGAAACAGCCAGCGTGGCTTCGTGGCCGCTACATGCTGGTACGCTACGAGGACATAGCTCGGTTCCCCATGAGCAAAGCAGCAGACATGTACAATTTCACAGGGCTTCCCTTTAGCTCAAAGTTAGAAGAGTGGATCTTAAAAAGTACTCAAGCGTCTAAGGAGATGACTGGAGTGTATTCCACTCAGAAAAACTCCTCTGAACAGGTGGAGAAATGGAGGTTTAGCATTCCCTTCAAACTGGTCCAGTTGGTGGAAAAAGTATGCGGCCCCGCCATGACTCTATTTGGCTACAGGTTCGCAGAGAACAAAGAGATGTTGACTGATAAATCAGTGAGTTTGATTGAAGAAAAAACATTCTTATGA
- the chst3b gene encoding carbohydrate sulfotransferase 3b isoform X2 codes for MRVKYAVSVIFILALVIIEKENNIISKVSDKLSPKLTPLTPLLRPTASVSSTQGHNGSVLSIISQTEILPYRVNNFAQSVQESPSPVSAAGGRKHILLLATTRTGSSFVGEFFNQQGSNMFYLFEPLWHVERMLTVESGGTNATVAGPAYRDVLRQLFLCDFSLLESFIEPPPQEHVTSFLFRRESSQSLCEDPICTPFVKKEFERYHCRSRRCGPLNLTLASHSCMQKQHLAIKSVRVRQLETLRPLAEDPRLDMKFIQLVRDPRAVLASRMVAFSSKYKNWKRWVTDRDVPVDDNEVRKLKGNCDNIRLSAEIGLKQPAWLRGRYMLVRYEDIARFPMSKAADMYNFTGLPFSSKLEEWILKSTQASKEMTGVYSTQKNSSEQVEKWRFSIPFKLVQLVEKVCGPAMTLFGYRFAENKEMLTDKSVSLIEEKTFL; via the exons ATGCGCGTTAAATACGCCGTCTCTGTCATCTTTATTTTGGCTCTGGTCATTATAGAAAAGGAAAACAACATAATTTCCAA ggtGTCTGATAAGTTGAGCCCAAAGCTGACCCCTTTGACGCCACTCCTGCGGCCCACTGCATCTGTCTCGTCCACTCAGGGACACAATGGATCTGTTTTATCTATCATCAGCCAGACTGAAATCTTGCCCTATCGGGTGAACAACTTTGCCCAGTCCGTCCAGGAGAGCCCGTCACCTGTGTCTGCCGCAGGAGGAAGGAAACACATTCTTCTGTTGGCAACGACTCGTACAGGCTCCTCGTTCGTGGGTGAATTCTTTAACCAGCAGGGGTCAAATATGTTTTACCTGTTTGAGCCGCTGTGGCACGTGGAGCGCATGTTAACGGTGGAGAGCGGAGGGACGAACGCCACAGTGGCGGGCCCGGCGTATCGTGACGTTCTGCGCCAGCTGTTCCTGTGTGACTTCTCTCTGTTGGAGAGCTTCATCGAGCCCCCACCGCAAGAGCACGTTACCTCCTTCCTCTTCCGTCGTGAATCGAGCCAATCGCTGTGCGAAGATCCCATCTGCACGCCCTTTGTCAAAAAAGAATTTGAGCGCTACCACTGTCGCTCGCGCCGCTGCGGACCGCTCAACCTGACCCTCGCCTCTCACTCCTGCATGCAGAAGCAGCATCTTGCCATTAAATCCGTCCGCGTGCGTCAGTTAGAAACTCTGAGGCCGTTGGCCGAGGACCCCCGACTAGACATGAAATTCATCCAGCTGGTCCGAGACCCTCGCGCCGTGCTCGCCTCACGAATGGTTGCCTTTTCTAGCAAGTACAAAAACTGGAAGAGGTGGGTCACGGACAGAGACGTTCCAGTAGACGACAACGAAGTGAGAAAGCTGAAAGGAAATTGCGATAACATTCGCTTGTCTGCTGAGATCGGACTGAAACAGCCAGCGTGGCTTCGTGGCCGCTACATGCTGGTACGCTACGAGGACATAGCTCGGTTCCCCATGAGCAAAGCAGCAGACATGTACAATTTCACAGGGCTTCCCTTTAGCTCAAAGTTAGAAGAGTGGATCTTAAAAAGTACTCAAGCGTCTAAGGAGATGACTGGAGTGTATTCCACTCAGAAAAACTCCTCTGAACAGGTGGAGAAATGGAGGTTTAGCATTCCCTTCAAACTGGTCCAGTTGGTGGAAAAAGTATGCGGCCCCGCCATGACTCTATTTGGCTACAGGTTCGCAGAGAACAAAGAGATGTTGACTGATAAATCAGTGAGTTTGATTGAAGAAAAAACATTCTTATGA